A portion of the Pangasianodon hypophthalmus isolate fPanHyp1 chromosome 20, fPanHyp1.pri, whole genome shotgun sequence genome contains these proteins:
- the klhdc8a gene encoding kelch domain-containing protein 8A: MAVPAAHEFHWQNLARLSSGRVYHSLAEVGGQLYMLGGCDATGRATTCMELYCPEVDQWVSLPPMPTARAGAAVAVLGKQLLVVGGVGKEQHPLKAVEVYNTEEGKWRKRSSLREELMGLAITVKDGRAFAVGGMGADLLPRSVLQQYDLRKDVWALLPPMPTPRYDASICLQGSKIYVAGGRQCKRLVKAFEVFDMDSRTWSSLPSMPCKRSYSGVLWDNTGRLCWLGGLRQGGIHQSSKFTKNVSIFDTNQGSWLKSEETVSMKTKRADFVAAIVRGRMVVAGGLGHQPSVLDTVEAFHPEKRKWESLAPMATPRCSASSIMIRDRLLVVGGVNQIPSSAHEILYVKEEEVV; the protein is encoded by the exons ATGGCGGTGCCCGCGGCTCACGAGTTCCACTGGCAGAACCTGGCACGCCTCTCAAGTGGGCGCGTGTATCACTCTCTGGCCGAAGTCGGAGGTCAGCTATACATGCTGGGGGGCTGTGATGCCACCGGACGAGCCACCACCTGCATGGAGCTCTACTGCCCAGAGGTGGACCAGTGGGTGAGCCTGCCCCCGATGCCCACGGCCAGAGCGGGCGCCGCCGTAGCAGTGTTAGGCAAGCAGCTTCTCGTAGTGGGAGGCGTAGGCAAGGAGCAGCACCCTCTCAAAGCTGTGGAGGTGTACAACACGGAGGAGGGCAAGTGGAGGAAGAGGAGTTCGCTGAGGGAGGAGCTGATGGGGCTTGCTATTACTGTTAAAG ACGGCAGAGCCTTTGCTGTTGGTGGAATGGGAGCAGACCTGCTGCCCAGAAGCGTTCTCCAGCAGTACGACCTTCGCAAGGACGTCTGGGCCCTTCTGCCACCCATGCCCACCCCTCGCTACGATGCTAGCATCTGCCTTCAGGGATCCAAGATATATGtagcag GTGGGCGTCAATGCAAGCGTTTGGTAAAAGCATTTGAAGTTTTTGACATGGACAGCCGCACCTGGTCTTCGTTACCCAGCATGCCTTGTAAGAGATCCTATTCCGGGGTGCTGTGGGACAACACAGGGCGCCTCTGCTGGCTGGGAGGTCTTCGTCAAGGAGGTATCCATCAGAGCTCCAAGTTCACCAAGAATGTCAGCATCTTTGACACCAACCAGG GATCTTGGTTGAAGTCTGAAGAAACCGTTTCCATGAAGACGAAGCGGGCAGACTTTGTGGCAGCCATCGTACGAGGAAGAATGGTTGTTGCTGGTGGACTGG GTCATCAGCCCTCGGTGCTGGATACTGTCGAGGCTTTCCatcctgaaaaaagaaaatgggagAGTCTGGCTCCCATGGCAACTCCTCGCTGCTCCGCCTCCAGCATCATGATCCGTGACCGCCTGTTGGTGGTGGGGGGTGTCAATCAAATCCCGAGCTCCGCCCATGAGATTCTTTACGTGAAGGAGGAAGAGGTTGTTTAG